One Drosophila teissieri strain GT53w chromosome X, Prin_Dtei_1.1, whole genome shotgun sequence genomic window, ATTTTGGATTTGCTTAAAGCAATATTGCTTGGTCATAATAGAATCACTTAAAAATTGTtcatttaactatttaactattttctgtttgctataaaaattttaatgatggaaTTTGAAAGATTATGCTTTTGTTACTTGCATTACCAGCATATTTTGAGTTTTATCTAAGAGTAGTTAGTACCTTCGATCGAATGTAACCATCTATTGTTGCAGGTCAAAAATGGCGATCGCACCGCAAACTGATCGCACCCACATTCCATCTGAACGTCTTGAAGAGCTTCATCGAGCTGTTCAACGAGAACTCGCGGAATGTGGTGAGGAAACTGCGTGCGGAGGATGGACGCACGTTTGATTGCCATGATTACATGAGCGAGGCAACCGTGGAGATTCTATTGGGTAAGTGAACCGATCTGCAGAGCTACAAAGCTACAGATCCACAGATCTACAGATATAGAGATAAAAAGATATACAGATAAACAGATGAACAGATATACAGATACGGAGATGTAGAGATGTACAGATAGGTGCGATAAACGGATACGGGGATAGGGATAGCCATGCCGTGATTACACTAAAGTACAGTCAACCCACACGCACTCGCCGTCGCAGCGCTCATCCGAAGTACCCATACCATggcaacccaacccaacccaagcCAAGCCACACCAAACCATACAACACCATagcataccataccataccacaCGATGCCATACGATACCATAGCATACCATGAGCATACGATCCATACAGACGCTGATAATCATCATTTCAGTGCGGACACCATGCGTGCGCCCAAGTCGCCTAATCCCCGCTAGAAACATGCTACAGCACATCACTCCATACTACATACGTGGATATGGACAGATTATGGACACATTGTATGCCACACACAATTGAGTGCAGACCCATTTCCCTATATACtgacaaatcaaaaatttgcCGCTTTTGTTGTGGCCCCACAATGGGAGCAAATGAGCTATACtcttatgtatgtacatacatatatgtatgtacttctgcatatatgtatatatatatatatttcagatCCCGGCCCCCGATTTAACCGAATTATGCCAACGCAAGCGGCCAAACTGATGCAAACCGGTTGGCTTTGTCCCCCAAACGATCATGTGGCTTAGTTATGAAAATTCCATAATTAGGGGATTTTTCCAAGCTACAACTAGCTATTCTAACTAAGAGTTTAACTATGGTTAATGTAGCACATCGAAAGTTAGTAATGATAGAGTCCTTAGATGCAAAGCAAATGCTCTTGGAGTAACTTTGAATAACTATTGTAACTCAAATGGGTCCAAAGTTATTTGGGTTATGAAAGCTActtaaaaaacatataacaCTCATATGGTATCCCAACTATAGCTTTATAGAGGTCTATAATAATAATCTAGTTCAAATTGACGATTGTTTAATGGGAATACCAGCAAAAATGGTATGCTAAGTGCAAGAGCTACACCAAGTTAACTCAAGATGCCAAAATCCTATTGGTTATAAACAACCTCATAATTCTGGATGCAGGTTAAGGTAATCGCCATAGCTTTGGACCACCCAAATGGGTGTTGTTTAGTATCACGGCAATGCCACCCATGCGGCCATACGCTTAAGGCCAAACACGTTTTGGGCCTAGAAACGCAGtggaaaagtaaaaaagtGAAACCGCCTAGACAATTTGGCAGGCGGCCAATGTTAATGACATTGCGGATCGGAGAGGATTGATTTGTAGGCCATTGCATAATAATCCGAGCCCTGCACAATTGAAATGCAGCCAAGATTGCCGAATGCAATTGGCTCGGATTGCATTGGATGCAATGGGATGGGTTGGGTTGGATTgggttgggttttggtttggaTTGGGACCTAGGCGAACCGAACTGCAACGAaccgaatggaaatggaaatggaaatgcaacgAATGTGGGATTCGTACTCAGCTGCAATTAAAGCCGCACGTCGCACTGCCATTAAGCATTTAATCAGGAAAATTTGAATGCAACGACTGAGGTTGTTGTTCACGGCGATTATTACTCGTCTCGTATGGGGTCTGTGGGTCTGAGAGTCTGAGTCTGACGCAAACGGGCAATTGCAATTAGCAATTAAGACCTCAGCGAAACCAAATGCCAGCAAAATGCCTATGAGAAAGGCGGGCAAGTTtccacaaaaaccaaatgtgTCATTGCATAAGGCGCACTTTTCCCTATTTCCTtgctttcaattaatttatagtGCACTTTAAATTATAGATTATATatagtaatatttattttgcgacACGATGGCATTCACTGACCTATCTCATTCGAAGCTTGAGTACTGTCATTTTCCGTACATTTCAGTTACATAGTGCCCATTGCATTTCATTGTGAAAATAGTTTGTTAAATAAAGACTCCTTTTGCCAGCCGTCTTAAGGCgaaacaaatgccaaattcCAGGCTCGCATTTTTCCCACAGCACAAAAACATTGTACACACGAAGCGGACTTGTCCGTAAGCTCGTTCGTTTATGCTGTCATCTATAGATCTATTTATGCATTGTATCTACAATTAGACAGGCGGGATGGTGAGCTGGCGGGGAATCCGGAATCCGGGGGCTACCTCCGCCGCCTGTTGTCTGTTTGTTAAGTTCAATTGGCGCTTGGGTCAGGCGAGTGCATTCCACTTCCCCCCATTTGTGCTGGGGgtccatccacatccacatgccaTCCCATCCGATCTCCTCGCATCCGATCTCGATCGCAATCTGCTCTTCAAATCCAGATCCGCGACTCTGCACTGAAAGGAAAAGTACGATTCAAATGTAATTggatattattttgtttattgtcttCTTCGGTTCTGTAATATAAATTGTACATATTCCCCATTATTTAGTTATCCCCATTAGTGGCTTAGTGGCCAATATCGCCGCGTATAAATACAGACTTTCGGCCATTCCAGAGACTGCGATGGGTGTGTCGAAGAAGACGCAGGACAAATCGGGATTCGAGTACGCGATGGCCGTGATGCGGATGTGCGACATCCTGCACGCCCGCCACCGCAGCATCTTCCTGCGCAACGAGTTCGTGTTCACCCTGACGCGCTACTACAAGGAGCAGGGTCGCCTGCTGAACATCATCCACGGCCTGACCACCAAGGTGATCCGCAGCAAGAAGGCCGCCTTCGAGCAGGGCACCCGTGGCTCACTCGCCCAGTGCGAGCTCAAGGCAGCCGCCCTGGAGAGGGAACGCGAACAGCTTGGtaatggtggtggtggtggtggtgagcTGAACCCGTTGGCTGGCAGcgaggacaaggacaaggacagggagaaggagaaggataaggagaaggagaaggaggagcagaaggacaAGGAGAAGGCGGCTCCGGTGGCGGGACTGTCCTATGGCCAGTCGGCTGGCCTGAAGGATGACCTGGATGTGGAGGACAATGACATTGGCGAGAAGAAACGACTGGCCTTCCTCGATCTGATGCTCGAAAGTGCCCAGAATGGAGCACTGATAACGGACACGGAGATCAAGGAGCAGGTGGACACCATTATGTTCGAGGGACACGACACCACGGCAGCCGGCTCCTCGTTCTTCCTCTCGCTGATGGGCATCCACCAGGACATCCAGGATCGCGTGCTGGCCGAACTCGACTCCATTTTCGGCGACTCCCAGCGACCGGCCACGTTTCAGGTACCAACTAACCTCATACAGTTTGTTGTACTTACGCactttgaatttcaaaatgcCCATTGCAGGACACACTGGAGATGAAGTATCTGGAGCGGTGTCTGATGGAGACGCTGCGCATGTACCCACCAGTTCCACTGATCGCCCGCGAGCTGCAGGAGGACCTCAAGCTGAACTCGGGCAACTACGTGATCCCCAGGGGCGCCACGGTGACGGTGGCCACCGTCCTGCTCCACCGCAATCCGAAGGTCTACGCCAATCCGAACGTCTTCGATCCGGACAACTTCCTGCCGGAGCGGCAGGCCAATCGCCACTACTACGCATTCGTGCCCTTCTCGGCGGGACCACGCAGCTGTGTGGGTAAGTCACAGATTTTACACTGAACAAAACTATATACATCATCTGTAATAAATGCCATGAATGGGGGTTGTATCATTgattctatatacatatatatattttgtaggGCGCAAGTACGCGATGCTCAAGCTGAAGATCCTTCTGTCGACCATTTTGCGGAACTACCGTGTCTACTCGGACCTGACCGAATCGGACTTTAAGCTGCAGGCGGACATCATCCTGAAGCGGGAGGAGGGATTCCGCGTGCGCCTGCAGCCGCGCACCAGGTGAACCCGGTGACCGCGACGAACACGAGCTAGGCGAACCAGGTGGACCAGGTGGAGCTGGTGGAACTGGTGGCGGACAGCACACCGTACACCGAACACCGTACACTGTACACAATGAGCTACACAGAACGGACACTTatccatacatacatatatctccACTTGTTGGCAAGTGATAGTCACCGGTTTATACAGtaatattgataatattaaataataaatgtgcTCCCACACTCGATTTATTGAATAGtataatgattatttttttgtcgcaTTTAACACGAAAAGCAACCACAACTATCGTCATCTTCCTTTAATTGttctactattttttttttttggttatttaataattataataccTATTTTTGTGTAATGAttttgacaataaatctttTGTGTAATTATACAACTGGCTTTTTGTGAACTTATTGCCtgaatacataaaatataattaaatgacatttgatttgattttctttgcttatactttatgttttttgtttgaaatccACAACATTCAAATTGGCGCGCCATGGCAGCATTAACCAACACTGTGCCAACAGGCCAGGCAATGTGGTATGTTTTGGTATTTATCTATCGACCGTCGGCCGTCACTAAGAGCGGCGTTGCCCAACCCACGAGCAGCAACCTAATCTGGCCATCTGGCAGCACTGGTCAAAAGTGACACGGCGACAGCGAACTTGAAAGCGAAAGTTTACAATTAGCGATTGCTGGCGTCCATTGCCGAACACAGGAGTCAGGAACTGGAGGAACCCATTCGCCACGATGTCGCACGCCATCGACGAACTGCAGGCGATCATCGCCGAGCTAAAAACCGAGCTGGAGGAGCCAAAGCCCACCGGCAGCGTCGCCAACAACAGTCGCCTGGCACGCGATCGCATCGATCGCATGTCCGCCGAGGTGGTGGACTCCAATCCCTACAGCCGCCTGATGGCCCTGCAGCGGATGAACATCGTCAAGGACTACGAGCGCATCCGCGACAAGGCGGTGGccattgtgggcgtgggcggcgTGGGAAGCGTCACCGCCGACATGCTTACACGGTGCGTACACAGCACGAAAAGCGTGTTCCTGTATTAATGATCAATTGATTTCTTGCAGCTGCGGCATTGGCAAACTGATTCTCTTCGACTACGACAAAGTGGAGCTGGCCAACATGAACCGGCTGTTCTTCACACCCGATCAGGCGGGCCTTTCCAAAGTTGCGGCTGCAGCCGCCACGCTGAGCTTCATCAATCCGGACGTGGAGATTGAGACGCACAACTACAATATCACAACGGTGGAGAACTTTGATCGCTTCCTGGACACAATATCGCAGGGCGGACGGATAGCTGGCCAGCCGGTGGATCTGGTGCTCAGCTGTGTGGACAACTTTGAGGCACGAATGGCCATCAATGCGGCGTGCAACGAGCGTAATCTCAACTGGTTTGAGTCCGGCGTTTCGGAGAATGCCGTCTCGGGGCACATTCAGTTTATCCGTCCTGGCGATACCGCCTGTTTCGCTTGTGCGCCTCCCTTGGTGGTCGCCGAGAACATCGACGAGAAGACGCTGAAAAGGGAGGGCGTGTGCGCCGCCTCGCTGCCCACAACTATGGGCATTACAGCTGGTTTCCTCGTCCAGAACGCCCTGAAGTATCTGTTGAATTTCGGCGAGGTCTCCGACTATTTGGGCTACAATGCCCTCAGCGACTTCTTCCCCAAGATGACGCTCAAGCCGAATCCGCAGTGCGATGACAGGAACTGTATAGTTCGGCAAAAGGAATTCCAAGCCAGGCCCAAACCTGTGGTGATTGAAGAGAAGCCAGTCAGCGAAGAGCCGCTGCATGCCACCAACGAATGGGGCATTGAATTGGTCGCCGAGGATGCGCCAGAAAGTAATCCAACGCCCACTGCAGCCCCAGTTGTGGGTGAAGGGCTAAAGCTCGCCTACGAAGCTCCTGAAAAGTCTAGCGAAACTTCAGAAGAAACCGTAACTACTGCTCCCGCGGACGAGACCAGTCTGGAAGACCTGATGGCGCAAATGAAGTCCATGTGAATTGATTCCATACTCTGTATTTATAGACACTTTTTGtaaaacacatatttttttttgtataaactCCGCTTTGTTTTGTGTAAACCAagtcatttttcatttatctacatataaaatgtatttccatATAGCAGCTGGGgaacaaataattatatacaGAATTATCATTTATCAGTTTTAATATAGTATTATTTTTAGAACGTATACGATTTTTTTGAAGTGCTTATTTTAGCAGaaagataaatatatagaatgccatttaaataaaacgatgTCGGGCTTTATGATTTACTTTGTAATCACagatttcaatttatttaaattacgcGGTCACAGCCTGCTTATGTTTAGTATTTTTAGTATGTCAGTATTATAAGCTTGCCCTATCTGGCAACACAGGCAGCTAGCCCGTTATCGATTCACAGCGATAACGATAGACAAATTGTTGTCGCGTtgtcacaaaaaaaaaggaagaaaactCCTGCGAAAAGAGTTTTTCTGGCCATTTCACGCGCTTTTCTTGGAAATCGAGGACAGGAAAACGCCATAGCAAGCAGATAAAACATGGGCAAGAAGGAGGAAAAGACACAGCAGGGCGAGGAGGTGAGTAAACCAAATGCCGGCTTGGCATTTGGTCCATTGAGATGTGTTCCACGTCATTGTAAACTAgtttacaatatatatatattcacataAACTAACTTGATCCTGTTTTATATACCCTGCCAGCTGGTAAAGGTCAACAAGTGGGATGGATCCGCGGTGAAGCACGCCCTCGATGATGCGGTGAAAACCTGCCTCCTTGGCGATCGTCCCCAGCTGAAGGAGCAGTTCGGCCTGGTCAACACCCGTTTGGCTCTCTGCGCCCTGGCCGTGTCCGTGGCCATAATGGCCCATGCCTGGGACTTCACCCACCCCTTCCCGGAATCCCGTCCAGTGCTGCTGTTCAGCGTACTCGCCTACTTTGCCCTCCTGGGCATTCTGACCCTGCACTCCAGTTTCCGCGAGAAGGGCACCTTTGCGGTGGCCCTGCAGAAGGACAAGGAGCGGGAGCGCCTGTGGGAGGCCAGCTCCGATATGCGCAAGTACGACGACAAGTACCTGCTGACCCTCAGTGTTCGCGACTCCAAAAATGGCAAGCGGCGCGAGCAGAGCAGCAACAAGTCCTGCGCCGCCTTCATCGATCAGAATGGCATCATCCTGGACAACCTGGTGGCCAACGAGGTCAACCGCCTGTTCAACGCCTTGGCCGCCGACAAGAAGAGCGCAGGCCCCCTTGTTTCTAATTAAACCAAATTTCCCACTTTTGTCTCATTAAACTGTACACTTTTGTGGTAAGCCGACTGTTTGTCTTTTGTAATAAGCGGAACAACTATTATATGAAATGAATTCTTTGATTTACAGCTTAATATAAATGTCTGAATCTGATAGAAACTTTACCATTGATATGTGGCTTATTTGGAACTgcttagtaaaaaaaaaactgattcCGGTGGCAGCGAAGGCGGAGAAAAGTGTGCCTAAACTGAAACTGGCGGCGATGAGAAAGCCACCACCGGAGGTCAGTGTCCACATTGCGCTGATTAGCCCATTAATATACAATTCACATTTAAACAGAAGTTAAAcatcaaaatttatttaaatgcattttggagaataatatgaataattataataatctATATGAATGATGATCCCGAAATTTGTGAACTTCTTGCGGCCCTGCAGCTTCAACGCTTTTCAATTCTTCCCATTCATCAGCTCCTTCATCATGTCGCGAAGTTGCTTTGCCGACTTCTGCTTCGCAATCTTCTCTTTCTCCATCTTCTTCCTTGCCACCTGCTTGGCCATCTTTTCCTTTGTCATCTTCTTGGCTATCTTGGCCATCTTTTCCTTTGCCATCTTCTTGGCCATCTCGGCCATCTTTTCCTTATCCATCTTCTGCCTTAGCTTCATCTTTCTCTccttattttccttttccatcTTCTGCCTTAGCATCATCTTTCTCTCCTTCTTCTTTGCCATCTTCTCTTTTTCTATCTTCTCCTTTGCCATCTTTTTCTCTATCTTCTCCTTTGCCAGCTTCCTCTGCTTTCTTTCCAAAGATTTTAAGCTGGCGCTGTGAAGCTGCTTGCTGGAAGTGGTTACCTGGTGCTCGCCCAGGTCGTCCTGGGAGGGATTGGTCATCAGATCCTGAGATCGCTGCTTTGTCTCTGCCTTCACCAGGTTCGGACGGATCTTCATCCTGTTGAAGGGCTTGGCGGACAATCTATCGGCATCGCGTTTGCCGAGTATAATCGTTTGGTCCACACGAGGTGGAATGTCATCTTTCTTGGTCGGCTTGAGCACCGTGGTTTCGGATAACAAGCCGGTCTTCCTACGCTTTTCGTGAGGCGATAAGGATGCAGTCGGCATCGAGAATTCGCCAGATCTCATCTTGCTGGACAGAGTCTTGGGCTTGGCCGCAGTATTCTTGACCACTTTACGGCTGGCCGGGATTGGCTGCCACACATCAAGCTTGAAGAGTCTGTcgacatcgccatcgccacctAAGTCCTGGGAACCGAATTTTTGGCCCTCATAAGGCTGGCGCATTGTCATGTCCATGTACACATCACCACCACCCTGCAGATTCAACTGAATGGGACTAGGACGCACTGGCTCCGGTGCGGGGCTCTCAACGGGCTTCTGGGAGGCCACAGTCGTGGGCCTGGACGCAGTCAAGCCCCTGGAGGAGCCTCCACGACGGCAGACGTTCTGCAAAGTGATTCTTCCAGCATGGACTTGCACAACAAAACGCTGAGTCTCGTAGCCAGGACAATCCACGCGAACAATGTTCGTGCCATCGATCAGAcgaattttgaatttcatgGCTAATTTCTCGTAATGGTAGTGGAAATGAATGCAATTTGGTTCGCTGTGCGGCTATGCCCTGCTAGATGACTCGGCAAAAAGAATGTTCTCCAAAGAAAGTTAAAATAGGTGAGAAGTTTGTCCGCTTCGACGTTGTGACCCGGTGAACGAATCTGTGAAAAGGAATTTTTTCAAGGAACGTCCTTCAAACGTCAACTTTCAACAGTCAAGTCGACGTACTCGATACTTTCGAGGTGTCAGGGGTACGACAAAATAGGGTAGTCTCCAATTTGGGGGAATACACAAATTCAAAAGTTCGGTTTCCACTTAAACGAGTGAGCACACGGAAATCCATTAAATGTGTTGAATACCACACAAATCTGTaacttatattattattatagatatatgtatgtatggacAATGAAATGATCTATGATGAATCGCCAACCTTTAAATAGAATATAGAGCTTATATTGGTAACTTCGATAAC contains:
- the LOC122623801 gene encoding signal peptidase complex subunit 2: MGKKEEKTQQGEELVKVNKWDGSAVKHALDDAVKTCLLGDRPQLKEQFGLVNTRLALCALAVSVAIMAHAWDFTHPFPESRPVLLFSVLAYFALLGILTLHSSFREKGTFAVALQKDKERERLWEASSDMRKYDDKYLLTLSVRDSKNGKRREQSSNKSCAAFIDQNGIILDNLVANEVNRLFNALAADKKSAGPLVSN
- the LOC122623800 gene encoding ubiquitin-like modifier-activating enzyme 5, translated to MSHAIDELQAIIAELKTELEEPKPTGSVANNSRLARDRIDRMSAEVVDSNPYSRLMALQRMNIVKDYERIRDKAVAIVGVGGVGSVTADMLTRCGIGKLILFDYDKVELANMNRLFFTPDQAGLSKVAAAAATLSFINPDVEIETHNYNITTVENFDRFLDTISQGGRIAGQPVDLVLSCVDNFEARMAINAACNERNLNWFESGVSENAVSGHIQFIRPGDTACFACAPPLVVAENIDEKTLKREGVCAASLPTTMGITAGFLVQNALKYLLNFGEVSDYLGYNALSDFFPKMTLKPNPQCDDRNCIVRQKEFQARPKPVVIEEKPVSEEPLHATNEWGIELVAEDAPESNPTPTAAPVVGEGLKLAYEAPEKSSETSEETVTTAPADETSLEDLMAQMKSM
- the LOC122623799 gene encoding cytochrome P450 4g15, with the translated sequence MEVLKKDAALGSPSSVFYLLLLPTLVLWYIYWRLSRAHLYRLAGRLPGPRGLPIVGHLFDVIGPASSVFRTVIRKSAPFEHIAKMWIGPKLVVFIYDPRDVELLLSSHVYIDKASEYKFFKPWLGDGLLISTGQKWRSHRKLIAPTFHLNVLKSFIELFNENSRNVVRKLRAEDGRTFDCHDYMSEATVEILLETAMGVSKKTQDKSGFEYAMAVMRMCDILHARHRSIFLRNEFVFTLTRYYKEQGRLLNIIHGLTTKVIRSKKAAFEQGTRGSLAQCELKAAALEREREQLGNGGGGGGELNPLAGSEDKDKDREKEKDKEKEKEEQKDKEKAAPVAGLSYGQSAGLKDDLDVEDNDIGEKKRLAFLDLMLESAQNGALITDTEIKEQVDTIMFEGHDTTAAGSSFFLSLMGIHQDIQDRVLAELDSIFGDSQRPATFQDTLEMKYLERCLMETLRMYPPVPLIARELQEDLKLNSGNYVIPRGATVTVATVLLHRNPKVYANPNVFDPDNFLPERQANRHYYAFVPFSAGPRSCVGRKYAMLKLKILLSTILRNYRVYSDLTESDFKLQADIILKREEGFRVRLQPRTR